One genomic region from Paraburkholderia azotifigens encodes:
- a CDS encoding response regulator, translated as MSNGEAVGKSVGIVLVEDDDGHATLVERNLRRAGISNGFVRFTDGQEALDYFFGEPRAGDHANGRPSRDELANYVVLLDLKMPRVDGFEVLRRLKASPSTASMPVIVLTTTDDPREIERCYELGCNVYITKPVEYDAFIEAVRRLGFFLQVVKLPPGQRYAQA; from the coding sequence ATGTCAAACGGGGAAGCGGTCGGTAAGTCGGTCGGCATCGTGCTGGTCGAGGACGATGACGGACACGCCACGCTCGTCGAGCGCAATCTGCGGCGCGCGGGCATTTCGAATGGGTTCGTCCGCTTTACCGATGGCCAGGAAGCGCTGGACTATTTCTTCGGCGAGCCGCGCGCGGGCGATCACGCGAACGGCCGGCCGTCGCGCGACGAACTGGCGAATTACGTCGTGCTGCTGGATCTGAAGATGCCGCGCGTCGACGGCTTCGAGGTGCTGCGGCGGCTGAAAGCGTCGCCGTCGACGGCGTCGATGCCCGTAATCGTGCTCACGACCACCGACGATCCGCGCGAAATCGAGCGCTGCTATGAACTCGGTTGCAACGTCTACATCACGAAGCCGGTCGAATACGATGCGTTTATCGAGGCCGTGCGGCGCCTGGGCTTTTTCCTGCAGGTCGTGAAGCTGCCGCCCGGGCAGCGCTATGCGCAGGCGTGA
- a CDS encoding sensor histidine kinase codes for MKLFTKGLLLIALPSAIELALLGVVFDMQAQTTAAVERSSDSKQILYQAAALENPVLRQVARVRTGIAAGDPSFMERHAAWVDIGDRLARLEQAVADTSDQAARVQGMREAIDNYRQQALSVAQSLRTGATMTPFATLEGGELPAQVVRFREQLHTFVDEAARLDGERNATLARTRQRQQYALVGAVIGSMLLWAGTAFAFARGIGRRLDVLADNAQRLADGQTLSKPLAGNDEIAALDAALHRTSGLLRIAEQNQAALKVSLQARAAELASVNETLRQETQDNEMFIYSVSHDLRSPLVNMQGFSKELQVSCDELRATVVEAGLPADEHRRLAHVLDGDMQESLGFVRSSVTRAAAIIEALLRISRAGRLEYQWQRVSVGRAVARVVDTLQKRIDERRAVVIVRELPTAWGDPSAIEQVFSQLLSNAINFLDPSRPGHIEIGALDAQQEDSVHSSAPRTRTFFVRDNGLGIPAAYMSKVFRAFQRLHGDVAQGEGVGLALVRRTVERHGGRVWVESAEGAGSTFFVTLPDHPLRH; via the coding sequence ATGAAACTGTTCACCAAAGGTCTATTACTGATTGCGTTGCCGAGCGCCATCGAACTGGCGTTGCTCGGCGTCGTCTTCGACATGCAGGCACAGACGACAGCCGCCGTCGAGCGCTCGTCGGACAGCAAGCAGATCCTGTATCAGGCGGCCGCGCTCGAAAACCCGGTGCTGCGGCAGGTGGCGCGCGTGCGCACGGGCATCGCGGCAGGCGATCCTTCTTTCATGGAGCGTCATGCGGCGTGGGTCGATATCGGCGACCGGCTCGCGCGTCTCGAACAGGCCGTCGCCGATACGTCCGATCAGGCCGCGCGCGTGCAGGGCATGCGCGAGGCTATCGACAATTACCGGCAGCAGGCGCTGTCCGTCGCGCAATCGCTGCGCACGGGCGCGACGATGACGCCGTTCGCCACGCTTGAAGGCGGCGAACTGCCCGCGCAAGTGGTGCGTTTTCGCGAGCAGTTGCATACCTTCGTCGACGAAGCCGCGCGGCTCGACGGCGAGCGCAATGCGACGCTCGCTCGCACGCGCCAGCGCCAGCAATATGCGCTGGTGGGCGCCGTGATCGGTTCGATGCTGCTGTGGGCGGGCACCGCGTTCGCTTTCGCGCGCGGCATCGGCCGGCGGCTCGACGTACTTGCGGACAATGCACAGCGGCTCGCCGACGGGCAGACCTTGTCGAAACCGCTGGCGGGCAACGACGAAATCGCCGCACTCGATGCCGCGCTGCATCGAACGAGCGGGCTGTTGCGCATCGCGGAACAGAATCAGGCGGCGCTGAAGGTCTCGCTGCAGGCGCGCGCGGCGGAGCTCGCGAGCGTCAACGAAACGCTGCGCCAGGAGACGCAGGACAACGAGATGTTCATCTACAGCGTGTCGCACGATCTGCGCTCGCCGCTCGTGAACATGCAGGGCTTTTCGAAGGAACTGCAGGTTTCGTGCGACGAGTTGCGCGCGACCGTCGTCGAGGCCGGCTTGCCTGCGGACGAGCACAGGCGGCTCGCGCACGTACTCGATGGCGACATGCAGGAATCGCTGGGATTCGTGCGCTCGTCGGTGACGCGCGCAGCGGCCATCATCGAAGCGTTGCTGCGCATTTCGCGCGCGGGGCGGCTCGAATATCAATGGCAGCGCGTGAGCGTCGGGCGCGCGGTCGCACGCGTCGTCGATACGCTGCAAAAGCGCATCGACGAGCGCCGCGCGGTCGTGATCGTGCGCGAACTGCCGACGGCGTGGGGCGATCCGTCCGCGATCGAGCAGGTGTTCAGCCAGTTGCTGTCGAACGCGATCAACTTTCTCGATCCGTCGCGGCCGGGACACATCGAAATCGGCGCGCTGGACGCGCAGCAGGAAGACAGCGTGCACAGCTCCGCGCCGAGGACGCGCACCTTCTTTGTGCGCGACAATGGACTGGGGATTCCGGCCGCGTATATGTCGAAAGTGTTTCGTGCATTTCAGCGGCTGCATGGCGACGTCGCGCAAGGCGAGGGCGTTGGCCTTGCGCTCGTGCGGCGCACCGTCGAGCGTCACGGCGGGCGAGTATGGGTCGAATCGGCGGAGGGCGCGGGCTCGACGTTCTTCGTCACGCTGCCCGATCATCCGCTGCGCCATTGA